Part of the Corticium candelabrum chromosome 15, ooCorCand1.1, whole genome shotgun sequence genome, ttataaatcaATTTTGCCAAATTCTTTGCACCTATAGCAAAAAAGATGCATGaatacaaatttgaaatttgaaaccAAGTTAGCTAAACCATTACTGACAGCACAATATCAAGCTACCCTACAAATCACACAACAACATTGTCATCGAACTACACCATTATGTTGGGTGAATCATATCACCAGCTTAGTAGGGCAAGTCATCCCGAATACCGCCCAAGACATTCAAGTCTGCGCACACCAAGAGAACTCTGATGAGCGTCTGTCTCTTGCCATCAGATTTTTCTACTTCAGAGATGATGGCTTGAAGCCTAGCGCTTCCACTGGATTGATGATTGGTCAGTTGACTTATTTGGTCCGATTTTAAGCCAAGACCCAGTCCGATATCAAGGAAGGAGCCGGACACATTGTTTTTAATGACCTTAGTGACTTCCTCTATACCGTACTTGTCAATAAGTGCTGTGGACACATTCAAACAATTACAAACCTTAGAATTTTACTCGTGAAAATCAGTAAATACCCTCAAATTGAGGCACAGCTGCAGAACATCCTTGTGTCAACGTCCCACTGGGCTTAACACGAACAGCTGGCAGCGGATCTATAGAGTATAATACATGGCCATATAGTCAACGCAGGATACAAACAGTGTTACACACATTCAAGTTGACAAATTTGTAAACATACACACGTTCATATATTTCATAGTCTGTCAGCCAACCACTACACGTACTGATTGTTAcgacatattaattaatcaatcagtTTGTTGTAACAATGCACTATCaaaaagtaaaacaaaatattaaataacatTACACCAAGCGCATACATGTATTTTAATAACACTACCCCATCATTAAAACATAAAACTAACAATATATATGATATTACTTATAGGATAGTATAGTAACAATATATTAGTACTAACATACTTAAGTTGCAAAGAGCTGCCAGTGCTAATCGGTACACAGTCTACTCTAATTTTACCTCATTTAGAATATCCTAATGGTAGAAAATAACATCAGACTACACACTGTATTCTATCAAtacaacaatttctttacTATTCCAACCACTCTTGCACCGACTAATTAACTAGCTATGCCCCAATCAGAAGCTCCACATGAACATGAAATGTCACAAGATGAACGAAACATGTGATCAACAGTTTTACACTACTCTAGACACCTACTATCTACAACCATAGCGTTCACTAACCTTGTTGTGGTTGTCCGCCTTGAGTTTTCATCATTGATATTCTTCATCAACTAATTATAGTCAACATTAAGATGTGTGATAACCAATTAGAATATTGTGCTAAAAGTAATTACCAAAAAGatgttgtttgactgtcatCATATGCCTTAGAAAGGCAGCAGACGTGCTGGCAGCATACACCTGAAAGTAGTCTCCTCTGCTTTCACTAGATTCATAGTCAGCGATGCCTTTCATGACAATTGCTTTCCCCGGTACTCCCTGTCTCGCAAAGATGTCAATATGGCTTGTTCCATAAACATGTGAGCCTCCATGTCTACTGCCTTAACATCTCTGCTAGCTACGCGTTCTTTTATAGCCTTCAACTCTGCCTTCAGGTTCAAATTGACGTGTGGTATGGAGACCATGCAATCAGTGATAGCTTTGATCTTATCTTCACGTGGAAACGGATATTCATCTGCTGAATACTTTTCTCCTTCATCAGTGGCATTGTAGCTATATTTTACTGTTCGAGATACCCAAGGAGATTTCTGTTGTAGCATGCTGTCCAGAACTCCATCATAGATCATTGCAGAGTCATAGTCGCCCATTGTAGTCATTCCAGGTAATTTCATGTCTGTCAACTTGCCTAGTAGGTCCTTCTTGGTAATGCCGTTCTCTCCACTCTTGGACACAATGTCTAGGATAAGTTGTTGAAGATAACTAGGACTGGGGCGAATAGCATTTTCTGGAATGTACTCTAACCAGACACTGGGACCATTAACCAATTCATTAACAGAGGCATGGATCCCTCCGTCAAGTCCGCAGTATTGTGCTCTTGGTTGGTAGATGCCGCCTTCTGTGACTTTCCCACCGCTCTCTACTGTCGTTCGAgtagcaacaaaaacacagtCGTGCTCCACGTGACCGTATTTATTCTCATCTCCGGCACAAATGCCCGTCATCACCAACACGTTAGCCGTGAAGTATTTGGCGAGTTTGGAGAGCAGCTTTTGACACTCAATTCCTCCCATCTCTGTTTGTGCGGCCATGCCCACCTTCATCTCAGTAGAATTCCATCCTTCACACACTCTCACGTTGAGGCTGCTGAGATTCCTGGGATGTGTGTATTTGCGTTCGAACTTGCTGTTCGTTCCGTTTTCTAGAACTGCTTTGGCGGCCTGCAGCTCTGACTCCAAAGCGCAAACGATGAGAACGTTGAAATGATCTTGAATATCCGACATGACCGAAGATCGTTGAAGCAGCAGACTCTTTCACAGTGATAACGTGATTTGCAATTTGCACACAAAAGCATTACCATCCATTCCAACAAAGGTCATCGAAACTCACGAGATTCACTCACCTACGCCCACACTAAAAACTCTACGTATCTACGGTAGGCTAGAAACGGCTGCTATAGCTTCTACAAGGGGGCATCTCCATGCAGTATTGTAACATGCTGCTATATCTTTGTGTACACCACTGCTTACGAAAACGCTTATTATCTCGCCTACTCACTACGTACCTGCGCACTAGTCCACCCAAAGTTACACATGTCCCGTATACATGTCTACACACTACCTACTCTCTCTATAGACATCCCCTCCCCTCTGTCTAAGCGCCAGACATCTGTTTACTCATAGGTACTGGCCTGGGCACAAGGCACTACACACGTATAATCATTAAGGTACGCAGGTTCTTAAGGTACGCAGGTTCTTAACAAGGCATATCGATCGAAAGGGGGTCAGAAGAGGACTGGAATGTCACATGTACAGAGGGACTCGCTTTGTCAAAGGCTCACCGGATTCGAAGAAGCGGATGTCAAGATGAAACGCTTACAGTTACGCTCTAGGAAGAGAGCCACGGAGTCACATGCAGAACAGATTAGTTGGTTCGATGTCCTggctagcctcgaacttccagaccagagagcgcgcgaactatAGTCTGGATAccaaaatgatttcggaaatagccttctaagccaatcagctccttacaaccgaaatgtcggttgtaaattctgattggtttagcagtaatcaAAATAATTGGTTATGTGCTACTGCTTGTCTAGTTACCATGTCTGTTactaaattgtctgtgtggttcttgtttgttgttactcCAGAGAGTTCTGTCAGCAAtgtcctgctgatgctggacggGTAGAAAAGGACTTCAAAtgtcgtctagctacagcagtaGGTTGCACTcgaatctttttcttttgaTTTCTGACTCCCGCCTCTTTACCAAATATGAGtagagcagaaagcagtcgcTGCTGTGTACCAGGCGAATGGATTCCTTTGCCTCGTAGTTTCCAATAATTGGAACAAAACCTTTCTACTGCAGCTATGAagctgtctgtgacatgacTTTCATGCAGCCCTAGCTTCCTTGATATCTCTAGTGACCCGTACGTAGTACAATGACGTCCCTTGACTTTTCATAGCTTCCTCTGTTAATTGCTTGTTCTTGATCTCtttgaaatgtattgctaaAATCAATGTTGTCGTCAGCTGCAATTGCCACTTCAGTTGTATCACAAGAACAAGGggcaattttttcaaaggaacTTTTGATATCTTCATCAGACCAATTCACACTGATGGAAAGAGACTTTAgatgttcttcttctgctCTTTGGTGGACACTACTGTAAAAGGAAATGGGTTGGCAGCGTAAACGTTGTCCtaatgccactgctgcaaaaagCTGACGGCCTTGAGGCGAATACGTTGGGATATAGTATTGACACTGCTCTTGCGATACCTCATTGCTGCTGCCaattggtgtttgcaaggCTAGTTGACTTGCATTCCGATGGGACAGGCCGGTGCACTCACCcagttgtaagtctactatCCACGTTGTATTCTTATCTGACTGACACACAACAGTGTAAACGTCTGGGGCATCTGTTGCGACAATGTCGTCAGATGGAATGGTGTGTGCTTTCACTCCTAGCTGTCACAGTAAATcttgtagagacaaaatgatctaatctgtttgCGGCAACAGATATTAAACGTCGCTGGTAATACAGTTCGAGAGTCTGTGTGAGAAGATGAACATTTGTATTGCATTCCAAGCTTTATTCCTTTGGAAAAGGATGTCTTTTATGATGCGTATGCTAGCCTCTGAATAATTGTTAGTATAGTTGCCTCATGTGGGAAAGTTCTTTCGGAAACACACAGCCCATTCTTTCCTCCGTTGCCAGTAATCACCTAGTCtctttttgaatgtctgaaaagGACTTTTGTCTACTTCACGTTTGATTTCAGTCAATGCTTGCTCACTTGGGGCATAAACAAGTCGTTTTGTTAGTGCCATAcaggtaattctgtctgtgCCACAGATACCAGAATTTGAGCTCCAAAGCCATCTCCATGTActttgtaaaaaataaaagacaCATAGGTGTAATTCCGCTTGAGGCCATGTGCTCTTTAGAGCAATCCGTTCGCTTGCACAGTCATCTGTCAATAGTGTTAGTGGTCCAAGATTTGGGCCTCTTCCAAAAAATGCACACTTGGGCAGTATGTGGCACAGTGCTGTAAACCCTGCCGACAAGGTACAgtaacagcatcttcactGGATGTCATAGCTGCAGCAAGTGGTAGAGCTCCTACTGATGTGCCACAGCTAAGTATGAACACGGCTGTGTTCAAGTTATCAGgactggctgttgagtcacaaaagactagctctgcactttgtgtgaccatttcatggACTCTGACCATGAGAGGAGTGACTAGAGCTAAAAGGAAGGGCATGGCATCAGTCTTTCTGGTCTTTGGTTTAGGTTCATCCGTATttattgcagctgctgcttcataaggttgaagaaatactCGCCCACCCTCTTTTTCATGTTCCTCGTTGTATTGTTGTACTTACTCGAGCAGTCGCTCAAACATCTAGCCTTTCCATTTTCTGATCCAATGTTGTCTGATCGCCAGTTTCTAAAGAGGCGTTGAACGTCTTGTACATTTGGATTTATGGCTCTGTCTGCAAGAGTCCTCTCAACTTCTCGTGGATCACTCTTCAGTTGGAGCTAGGTCAAGTATTCATGTCTTGCAGAGGCAGCTGAGCTGCCAGACTCAAAGAGACTAACGTACGCTTTTTTCACAGCTTCTGTGACTGGCCTAAAGCTGAGTGCATGGCCACTGTGGACTGGGTGGTTATGTGTGTACTTCAGATTAATAAGGCAAGGATATTCAGGGTGGTCTGAGATTCTGGATGCCTCAGGTGAGTATACCCTAACTATTAAAGTGATACGACACATTAACTTTTTTATCTCGTGTGGAACAATGTACGGTGGTTTTCTTTAGTTTGCACTTGCTTTCTGTGGACATTTGTGACAGAGTTTTCTGTTTCctgtgatgatgacaatgacgaacAGTCTTAAAAAAGAGCCATCGTCCTTTTGCTTTGATTTGCACTTGTCCATGCTTCTAgagtaaagttgcttgtttcagcTCCTAGGAAGCTTTCCGATTCCTGCTGACAATAAGAGTCAACAAAATAGTTGTACTGCTGAGGGAGCAAGGGTATAATACTGGTAGGAAGGCCTGAATCAGATTTGCGTTCTTGTTTGGCATCAAGTGGGTGCTCTAGATTGGCTTCACTggtagtttgaaattgttgaaaCGTGTCTGTGCTTAAAGTGCATCTCTTCACATAAACTGACTTGTTCTACAGCAGGCATGGAAGCTTCATTGACATCGTCAGCTTCTGTACTCTGTGAATGACTCTCATTAGAAGTGCATCAGGTTACATTAAAAAAGAAAGGATTCCTCTTGCTAGCTGAAACGATCTTAGCGAGAGTGAATTTTTTCCtaccaactttgtttgctttgtcaggCATATAGCAGAAGGGCCGATcagtagttgctttgcatggtGAAGCTGCTGAAGAGTTACATGCAATTTTCTCCTGAAACTTTGGTCTTGCAAGTTTTACTCAAACTTAGCGAAGCTTCCGGCGTTCAGGTTGCTTGAGATGGTGGCTTTGGAGATGCTGAGactgcaagttttcatcagctaatatggacttatctatgatatttaaaatttaatttgatcAGAAAGCAGCCATACTGCTAAGGTATTCCTCAGGTAGTGAGCACAATGGCTTGGTTGaaggtaaagtttgagttttgctttgtcacaaTAGAAGGACAGCTGTGGTGAACACATGTATGCCCACAGATTCTTTGGagaaaatgctgcaactgccacaaaaacaaaggcAATAACCCCACAAAGAGAAGtacatgtttgtattgggaaATTTTTGCAATGCCTTAACTTAATTTGAGCATACATGTTTTCCATCTTTGTCAAATGTCGGCCTATGCATAGGAATCAAATCATGAATATCCACTCTTTCACCTAAGGCAGTGCTTACATAGTccagtgtttgtattagttcTACCAACAAGTTGGTAGGAACTGGGTATCCCAATGGGTCACCATAGAAGGAAGcttttgaattcaaatctaaAGCAACCACTGTTCAATGATTCCCAATCATCAATGTAttgatgcaacagaaggtCCAGTTACAGCATCAATTTGTACGTTGACAATCAGGACTAGAAGTCtaatcttctttctgttgttcagaGCTGATGCTATGGATGTGTTCAACGTGAATTTGCAAACTTCAGATAGCACAAGGCAGAGACAATCTTGTGATGAGCGATCGAGAAGCGATGTCATACCTTCAAGCAGTGTATCAGGCAACCATCTGTCACATGCCAGTCTAGACATTTGGTAGCTAGTCACGTCACCAAATGCCACAGCAGAGGCTGGCTTGTTcgacagaatttgttgaaattgctgtatcTTGCTCAAGTTCAAGAATTTAAGATTCAAAGTgtcaggaatgtgacagaccTCGTTGAACCATgcacttgtcttcttgaataACCTGTGGGATGACACCACTTAGACAGGAGTAtggacatttaattaatgaacaaaCTCATTCAACTCAAAGTTtttttattactttactgCAACTAGGTGGCAGAGTACTAATAATcgacatttgtagttgtgaattcagttaacaTGAGTAGTGGTGAGATAATACAATTTGTGGTATTCTGGACCCATGCATATTAGTTAATATCTACACTGTCTAAACAAAATAGTGTAGGCACACTTTAAAAGAAGCATGCTTTAGCTATAGGTACTCTAACAAGGATGTGTGGTACATGTGATTACAATAACTAGTTCATGTAATGTATAATCTCATAATTAAATGGGACATGAAATGTTAACTAGAATCATCTAGACACgtagacagaacactacaaTGCGCAGAAAGAGATTCAAAAATTTATCTGAAGAATGAGATGCATAATATTGtacattgtgtgtataggatgTGTGAAGAATATTGGAAGGTGGATCAGGGAATGACATGTCAAAGTACTCTCTAGCAAAATCTAACGACTGCGACATTTCTTACCAGATTTatgatgtttgtttaccagttaCAATGCTGTGTACGGATAACTCAATcttaaccagttatagtcattaccagtTGGATATGACAGTGTACGCTCTAGAAAAAAGTaacatgataatgttttgtgcttgtgtATACGTAGTTCCATTTGTGGTCAGTTTAAGCATGATATATGATACTGtgaaaaagagaaaattgTTGGGGGGGGGATCATGTGGTTTTGTACAATTGAAGCTCATCGCAATTCCGCATATAAtatcacacaaattaatttTGCACTATAATACCGCTGTTCCCTGAAATTGGGCAATGTTTTCCTCACAACTATTTcttcttatatatatatatatatatatatatactgagCACTCATAACATTCAATCTGTAGCATATGGGTATAGTACTGAGTTGCAAGTAAAATAACAACCtgtgttgtatttgtgtgtacaaCGTTGCTAATAGATACTCTTTCATGGAACTGATACAAGTGTGCATTAGCAAACTaatagtatttaattaattaattaatgaatttcACGTACATACCTGTAAGGCAATGGACTTGGCTTCATGTATTGCCAAAAACTCTTGAATTCCCTCAAGGTCAAACACTCCAAATAAGAATGCACCAGCTTGAGTGTTGATTGTCTTCCGTCTCTTGATTGATGCTAACAGCCAGATTTCTGCAGACAGACGCATTGGGAATCATTGGGCTGCTGTGTGGGTCGCTGAAGAGAGTGTCTTTGCATGGGCACAGTGATCACCTGGCCCTTCTATGGACTCACATTGGGAAAGATCAGTCTCGCACAATCTTGCCTGTTTAGATGTCTAATTATTCTAACGGACCTAGGTGCGATGAAAAAGAAGTACACGTGATGAGTGCAGATAGAGCGTTTCTAgtatacacgtgcacacgtaTGTGTGCCTAGGTACGGCTTCATTATCTAACCTTCCCTTGAACGCCATAAGAAAAGAGCTCGGAAAATTGTCAAACATGTCGCGAAATTGAAAAGAGCGCGAAAGAAACAGGCGGGACTAAACGCACACTTAGCTGGAGAGCTTTGGAGCGGGAAAAGTGAAACCTGCACGTGCATGACAAACAAGTAGCACGTACAGATGGTTCCGCTTTTACATGACGCCTATCCCATACACTGATAAAAAACGGAAACACTAAGAATTCGCTAATATGCctttcatatatatatatatggctccaGCGCTACTCATGATCAGAATTTCCTGCCAAGCTACCATACCCGTTAGTGATTGACCAATGCCAAACGACACGACATTGCTCGCCAGTGCTCATCCCACACTTGAACTTCCAACCGAAAGTCCCAGATGCTTCCACTCACCATAAACAACTCTCATAATGAAGTTACAGccactacaacacacacacacacacacacacacacacacacacacacacacacacacacacacacacacacacacacacacacacacacacacacacacacacacacacacacacacacaacacaccttGAATGTTGAACCATGAACCTTAAATTTGTAGTCATTATCCCAGTTGCAGTAGACCATAGTAGAGTGTGAGTACTGTAATAGATTGAAGGTCATTGAAACTTCGGttacataaataatattttgtatCACAAGACTGATCAAAAGCCAGAACATATTTTGAGGAAACCAGCTGTGGCGTGTGCAAAACATCATTCCCATACATCTCTGTATGACTAATAGCTCAAGTGGTAAGTCATGCATTTGATGAACAAGCAGACATGATCTCTTACTCACTAAGTGACTTGTGAGGTATTTAACAACGTATATGCATCATCAACTGTTCCATCTCATCATAGTAAAGAAACACCGCCCTTTGGTATTTATCAAGTTTTGAAACCAGAATTACTGATTTAACAGCTAACCCTCATATATGGAGCCCTATCTGAGAGCAACTCCCAATCTAACAGCCAGAGACACAAAGTATGGCAGATCGTTCAAGTGAGcattatagatataaatagataCACACATCATGTCTGCAAATTATTCAGAAATCCCTTTCAGTATGGCTGGTCTCCCAAAAGATCCtgcaaataatctatcaaatTTACAAAGTACAATAGCTAAATACACTACAAGtcaaaatgcaatgcagctatacaaacttagttgcactcatttcttcagaaaactGGTCACGGCAGCTCCCTGAAGAAAAGGCACTTTCTGTGTAACTCTGTGGAGAATCTCGAAAGatgaactaaaaattgaaaccttctttgacttacaagcgcagtacatacaactgagACATTGCATGCACGTACCTTATCAAGATCtagaaaatgttaattaatcgaaACATAGGTGACTTATGCCTAAACCACACATGTCATTCGTCTTCTGGCAGGTGCAATAATTGAAGTTATCCAGGTTACTCAtctagaatctgcaacaaccaGAATAAAGAAGTTACTTTGAttctatttacaatattgactgtattaaTTATTCAAAGaaaataaaatgtattaaatcaataaatattaactacAATAATCAATCGGCATTtagtatataaattaataaatattgatcaCATACAACATCTAATACTAAAACTCTATTCACTAATCAATACTGaccatataaattaataaacattgATTGTAGACATCAATCAAAACTTCCACCACTAAATATTAGCTCATCACTACAtattaactgaattcacaacaacaaatgtcctggattgttcatattccttgatatagagaggaacagattgtagttacagtgttcagaatgagtgttcagaacaagtcattccagttttatgtccagcaaactgtgcacccactagagaaataggcatcttcattgtgagtgttttaattttattgttacaatgGATCATGGAGTGCTTCTATGAAAAACTGTATTCTGTAGTAACAGACCGTCCagatcaacaacttcctgtaatCCTGTCTgcttgccatacatttcttacgcaaacaaattaataatataaaattactatttattaaatcacatttaaagttcaaaaatactaccataaatacataaattgtgctttaatgttactaaatactttaatctaataaattaataattagttaattaactaacatcaattaactagcaaaatgtacaaacctctgccgtcttgtataataactgcatcacgtaaagcttttctggagtcaattgtttctcgagaaagtcgatttctgcaaagaaaacggtttgtagcaaccaacattccccgtattggggctctcctttcactagccactgttgcttacccagtgtggtaactgctgacagagaaagcgcaattcccacgatctgtcagcataacaacacatttcgaactactagccatgtgtgcacgtgagaatggtctagcgtgcacgtgcaagttacacttatccgggctatatatccgggatgtgtgtgtgtgaagtggacccCAGAAAATTTGCGCCTattaggcggagatggtctggctacgcgagactactctTATGTATGCGTAGAACTttacataatttaattaagtgtggGCAATGTGGCCATGTGGGCGTACGTGAGTCTCGTGAGTTTCGATGCATGCCCTTTGTTGGAATGGATGGAATGCTTTTGTATGCAATTGCAAATCAACGTCCACAGTGAAC contains:
- the LOC134191192 gene encoding uncharacterized protein LOC134191192 translates to MSDIQDHFNVLIVCALESELQAAKAVLENGTNSKFERKYTHPRNLSSLNVRVCEGWNSTEMKVGMAAQTEMGGIECQKLLSKLAKYFTANVLVMTGICAGDENKYGHVEHDCVFVATRTTVESGGKVTEGGIYQPRAQYCGLDGGIHASVNELVNGPSVWLEYIPENAIRPSPSYLQQLILDIVSKSGENGITKKDLLGKLTDMKLPGMTTMGDYDSAMIYDGVLDSMLQQKSPWVSRTVKYSYNATDEGEKYSADEYPFPREDKIKAITDCMVSIPHVNLNLKAELKAIKERVASRDVKAVDMEAHMFMEQAILTSLRDREYRGKQLS